One region of Phoenix dactylifera cultivar Barhee BC4 unplaced genomic scaffold, palm_55x_up_171113_PBpolish2nd_filt_p 000761F, whole genome shotgun sequence genomic DNA includes:
- the LOC103723365 gene encoding zinc finger BED domain-containing protein RICESLEEPER 2-like: protein MSDGQHEFDQHASTAYSANELVELENIIDKDDAMDEMEKMGTGQSSDDPNRRKRSEVWTEFDIVTVDGNTKAKCNYCSAKLAWKKGGATTHLKRHLNACMPRKLSKSSEDKELKQSLLSFDVTQGHAMLATYKYDKDKIREILAKMFIVHEYPFRMVEHQFFVLFCKALNPKFELIKRVTLRNDCMKMFAIEKQKLRSMLRNVDRISLTTDLWTSNQTIGYICITGHFLDSEWKLQKRILNFCSLAPPHTGIAIADCILQCLTEWEIEDKVSTITLDNASLNDTAVKVLRDNFAIKGKLYFSGKIFHVRCCAHVLNLMVQDGLAEIRDVIENIRESVKYLKMSPSRLHKFTEIVKQLKLSTSKILQLDVPTRWNSTYEMLESALEFKSVFPMYKERDSNYKWLPSEEDWIRATERVKEKLNDMSFDTRDFVVRMTRRMNEKFEKYWGDCNLLMAIGAVLDPRYKMQLIVFCFPQIYGEDVFQRHIDDVHEALDMLYKEYVSSDGQIDVDASNIPSISSKLQKKRTNHRFHMWAQQHRNAIPSNKTELDMYLEEDIFKPSDEDYDKFDALNWWKANTLKFRYLSKMARDILSIPITTVASEAAFSAGGRVLDQYRSSLKPETVQALICTGDWLRQELGLEQSSNVDEEFTQWNTETGLN from the exons atGTCAGATGGCCAACATGAATTCGATCAACATGCCTCTACAGCATATAGTGCAAATGAACTTGTTGAATTGGAAAATATTATTGATAAAGATGATGCAATGGATGAAATGGAAAAAATGGGTACAGGACAATCTTCGGATGACCCAAATAGGAGGAAGAGATCTGAGGTGTGGACTGAATTTGATATCGTAACAGTAGATGGCAACACAAAGGCAAAATGCAATTATTGCAGTGCTAAATTGGCATGGAAGAAGGGGGGTGCCACAACTCATCTCAAAAGACATTTAAATGCTTGCATGCCTCGAAAACTTTCTAAGTCTAGCGAAGATAAAGAGTTAAAACAAAGCTTATTGTCGTTTGATGTTACTCAAGGTCATGCAATGCTAGCAACTTACAAGTATGACAAAGACAAGATAAGAGAGATTCTTGCAAAGATGTTTATAGTGCATGAGTATCCTTTTAGGATGGTGGAACATCAGTTCTTTGTTTTATTCTGCAAAGCTCTTAACCCAAAATTTGAGCTAATAAAGCGGGTTACTTTGAGAAATGACTGCATGAAAATGTTTGCAATTGAGAAGCAAAAGTTGAGGTCAATGTTAAGAAATGTTGATAGAATTAGCTTAACGACTGATCTATGGACCTCAAATCAAACAATAGGGTACATTTGTATCACTGGACATTTCTTAGATTCTGAATGGAAGTTGCAAAagagaattttaaatttttgtagCTTGGCACCTCCCCACACGGGAATTGCTATTGCTGATTGTATTCTTCAGTGTCTAACTGAATGGGAGATTGAAGATAAGGTTTCCACTATTACGTTAGACAATGCATCTTTGAATGACACAGCAGTTAAAGTCTTGAGGGATAATTTTGCAATCAAAGGAAAGCTTTACTTCAGTGGAAAAATATTTCATGTTCGCTGTTGTGCACATGTTTTGAACCTAATGGTACAAGATGGTTTAGCAGAAATACGGGATGTAATTGAGAATATCCGCGAAAGTGTgaaatatctgaagatgtctcCTTCACGACTTCATAAGTTTACTGAAATTGTTAAACAGTTGAAGTTGTCAACCTCTAAAATTCTTCAACTTGATGTGCCTACTCGatggaactcaacatatgaaATGCTAGAGTCGGCATTGGAGTTCAAATCGGTGTTTCCAATGTACAAGGAAAGAGACTCCAACTATAAATGGTTACCATCCGAGGAGGACTGGATACGAGCTACAGAG AGAGTGAAGGAGAAattaaatgatatgtcctttgatACTAGAGATTTTGTGGTGCGCATGACTCGAAGAATGAATGAAAAATTTGAGAAGTATTGGGGAGACTGTAACTTACTAATGGCAATTGGAGCAGTTTTGGATCCTCGCTATAAAATGCAGCTCATTGTATTTTGTTTTCCACAAATTTATGGTGAGGATGTTTTTCAACGCCATATTGATGATGTTCATGAAGCTTTAGATATGCTCTACAAGGAATATGTATCTTCAGATGGACAAATAGATGTTGATGCTAGCAATATCCCAAGTATCTCCTCCAAACTGCAAAAAAAAAGGACTAATCATCGGTTTCATATGTGGGCTCAACAACATAGGAATGCTATTCCTTCAAACAAAACTGAGTTGGACATGTATCTAGAAGAAGATATTTTCAAGCCTAGTGATGAAGACTATGACAAGTTTGATGCTTTAAATTGGTGGAAAGCCAACACTTTAAAATTTCGCTATCTATCAAAAATGGCTCGGGACATACTATCCATTCCTATTACTACTGTTGCTTCAGAGGCTGCATTTAGTGCTGGAGGTAGAGTGCTTGATCAATATCGTAGCTCTTTGAAGCCTGAGACTGTACAAGCTTTGATTTGTACTGGAGATTGGTTGCGTCAAGAGCTTGGATTGGAGCAGTCTTCAAAT GTTGATGAAGAGTTTACGCAATGGAATACAGAGACTGGCCTAAACTAG